Proteins co-encoded in one Erwinia sp. genomic window:
- the mrdB gene encoding Peptidoglycan glycosyltransferase MrdB (ID:JIFNMEKO_02166;~source:Prodigal:2.6), whose protein sequence is MMNDHHPKRTFWDKIHIDPLFFVLVLALLVYSSLVIWSASGQDPGMMERKLAQIGMGLVVMLVMAQIPPRVYEGWAPYLYIVCVCLLIAVDAFGQISKGAQRWLDLGIIRFQPSEIAKIAVPLMVARFINRDVCPPTLKNTAIALVIIFFPTLLVAAQPDLGTSILVAASGLFVLFLSGMSWKLITTAVLLLAAFIPILWFFLMHDYQRDRVMMLLDPESDPLGAGYHIIQSKIAIGSGGPFGKGWLHGTQSQLEFLPERHTDFIFAVLSEELGLAGVLLLLGLNLLLIIRGLIIAARAQTTFGRVMIGGLMLIFYVYIFVNIGMVSGILPVVGVPLPLVSYGGSALVVLMAGFGIIMSIHTHRKLLSKSV, encoded by the coding sequence ATGATGAATGATCATCATCCAAAACGCACCTTTTGGGATAAAATTCATATCGATCCTCTCTTCTTTGTCTTAGTGCTGGCTCTGCTGGTCTACAGTTCACTGGTCATCTGGAGTGCCAGTGGTCAGGATCCTGGCATGATGGAGCGTAAACTGGCACAAATTGGCATGGGGCTGGTCGTGATGCTGGTAATGGCTCAGATTCCACCACGAGTCTACGAAGGCTGGGCACCCTATTTGTATATCGTGTGTGTCTGCCTGCTGATTGCTGTTGATGCTTTTGGACAGATCAGTAAGGGAGCACAACGCTGGCTGGATTTAGGCATTATTCGTTTTCAACCTTCCGAGATTGCCAAAATTGCCGTACCGTTGATGGTGGCGCGTTTTATCAATCGTGATGTGTGTCCCCCTACGCTGAAAAACACCGCCATCGCGCTGGTTATCATCTTTTTCCCCACGCTGCTGGTGGCCGCTCAACCTGATCTGGGAACTTCCATTCTGGTTGCCGCATCCGGGCTTTTTGTCCTGTTTTTGTCGGGGATGAGCTGGAAACTGATCACGACGGCGGTGCTACTTTTGGCAGCGTTTATTCCCATTTTGTGGTTCTTTTTAATGCATGATTACCAGCGCGATCGCGTCATGATGCTGCTCGACCCGGAAAGCGATCCACTCGGAGCCGGTTATCATATTATTCAGTCAAAGATTGCCATCGGTTCTGGTGGCCCCTTCGGTAAAGGCTGGCTGCATGGGACACAATCACAGCTGGAATTTCTTCCGGAACGCCACACAGACTTTATTTTCGCTGTCTTATCCGAAGAGCTTGGGCTGGCGGGTGTCCTGCTTTTACTCGGGCTTAATTTACTTTTAATCATCAGAGGACTGATCATTGCTGCACGCGCGCAAACCACTTTCGGGCGGGTGATGATCGGTGGCCTGATGCTGATTTTTTATGTTTATATATTCGTCAATATTGGTATGGTCAGTGGTATTCTTCCGGTAGTTGGTGTCCCTCTGCCACTGGTCAGTTATGGTGGGTCCGCATTAGTAGTATTGATGGCCGGTTTTGGCATCATTATGTCGATTCATACTCATCGAAAACTATTATCTAAAAGTGTTTAA
- the rlpA gene encoding Endolytic peptidoglycan transglycosylase RlpA (ID:JIFNMEKO_02167;~source:Prodigal:2.6) yields the protein MRKEWHFIALVPLLLTACTTPQPEANRKPLPESWQGPVVEIGGAEPRYETWDPNINKDYTVNGSRYNVISNPAQFSETGFAAWYGDSASQQRTASGEFLDPEALTAAHPTLPIPSYVRVTNLANGRMLVVRVNDRGPFREGRVIDLTRAAGERLNLSNNSRVNIDFINVAPDGTLSGPGTVGTSVAKQSYALPSRPDIQASSQPEITPSPMLDSVAEAKKIDVRPEDNRSLSTNTTMGAPVNSNGFLGAPQPLAAGVLEGEEPSALTPSTSATTQPSVSSNQASASGWVVQAGALSNQARAQQHLNTLRQQFSVTGRVAQQGNIYRVQLGPFSSRQQADTLQQRLAREANIAAFVMMASR from the coding sequence ATGCGTAAGGAATGGCATTTTATTGCTCTGGTCCCCTTGTTACTGACCGCCTGTACCACACCACAACCGGAAGCAAACCGGAAGCCCCTGCCTGAATCATGGCAGGGGCCAGTGGTAGAAATTGGTGGCGCAGAACCTCGTTATGAAACCTGGGATCCCAATATCAATAAAGATTACACTGTCAACGGAAGCCGTTATAATGTAATCAGCAATCCGGCCCAGTTCAGTGAGACGGGGTTCGCTGCCTGGTATGGTGATTCTGCCTCACAACAGCGAACCGCCAGCGGTGAATTTCTTGATCCCGAAGCACTGACTGCAGCCCACCCTACGCTGCCTATTCCCAGCTATGTCAGAGTGACCAACCTGGCAAATGGACGTATGCTGGTTGTGCGCGTTAACGATCGCGGCCCTTTCCGTGAAGGACGTGTCATCGATCTAACCCGTGCAGCCGGAGAGAGACTTAATCTGTCAAATAACAGTCGGGTCAATATTGATTTTATCAATGTTGCACCCGATGGTACCCTTTCTGGCCCCGGCACAGTTGGTACAAGTGTGGCAAAGCAGAGTTACGCGTTGCCTTCACGCCCTGATATACAAGCATCAAGCCAGCCGGAGATTACGCCATCTCCTATGCTCGATTCTGTTGCAGAAGCCAAAAAAATAGATGTGCGCCCCGAGGATAACCGAAGTCTCTCTACTAACACAACTATGGGTGCACCAGTCAATAGTAATGGTTTTTTAGGTGCTCCACAGCCACTCGCAGCCGGGGTTCTTGAAGGTGAAGAACCGTCAGCGCTTACTCCTTCAACGTCTGCTACGACACAACCTTCTGTGTCGTCTAACCAGGCATCTGCCAGCGGGTGGGTAGTCCAGGCCGGCGCTTTGAGCAATCAGGCCCGTGCGCAGCAGCATCTCAACACATTACGCCAGCAGTTTTCTGTCACCGGACGCGTAGCTCAACAGGGCAATATCTATCGTGTGCAACTCGGCCCCTTCAGCTCCCGGCAACAGGCTGATACTCTGCAACAACGTTTGGCGCGCGAAGCAAATATTGCTGCTTTTGTGATGATGGCATCGCGCTAA
- the dacA gene encoding D-alanyl-D-alanine carboxypeptidase DacA (ID:JIFNMEKO_02168;~source:Prodigal:2.6): MNSLFFSSSSKKTFLSAAMLLAVSVTSHAEDTNIRTMIPGVPDIDAEAYILIDYNSGKVLAEKNADTRRDPASLTKMMTSYVIGQAVKAGKIHQDDIVTVNKDAWATGNPVFKGSSLMFLKPGDRVAVSALTRGIVLQSGNDACVAMADYVAGSQDAFVSLMNNYVKVLGLKNTHFQTVHGLDAEGQYSSARDMALIGQALIRDVPDEYAIYKEKEFTFNNIRQTNRNGLLWDTSLQVDGIKTGHTEAAGYNLVASATEGQMRLISTVMGGHTFKGRETESKKLLTWGFRFFETVAPLKADKEFASEPVWFGNSDRVKLGVAEDVYLTIPRGRMKDLKASYTLTNTELHAPLAKNQVVGTINFQLDGKEIEQRTLVVLNDMPEGGFFSRLIDHIRLMFHRWFG; encoded by the coding sequence ATGAATAGCCTATTTTTCTCATCATCGTCTAAAAAAACCTTTCTCAGTGCTGCGATGCTGCTCGCTGTATCAGTCACTTCCCATGCTGAAGACACCAATATCCGCACGATGATTCCAGGGGTACCTGATATCGATGCTGAAGCCTATATTCTGATTGATTACAATTCAGGTAAGGTTCTGGCAGAAAAAAATGCCGATACGCGTCGTGATCCAGCGAGCCTGACCAAAATGATGACCAGCTATGTGATTGGTCAGGCCGTCAAAGCAGGAAAAATTCACCAGGATGACATCGTCACGGTCAACAAAGACGCATGGGCCACGGGTAACCCGGTATTCAAAGGCTCATCGCTGATGTTTTTGAAACCTGGTGATCGGGTTGCCGTATCCGCACTAACGCGTGGCATTGTCCTGCAGTCAGGCAATGATGCTTGTGTGGCAATGGCGGACTATGTTGCCGGAAGTCAGGATGCGTTTGTCAGCCTGATGAACAATTACGTTAAAGTTCTGGGGCTGAAAAATACTCACTTCCAGACGGTACACGGTCTGGATGCTGAAGGTCAGTACAGCTCAGCACGTGATATGGCCTTAATTGGTCAGGCTTTGATTCGTGACGTACCTGATGAATACGCGATTTATAAAGAAAAAGAGTTCACGTTTAATAATATCCGACAGACAAACCGCAATGGTCTGCTCTGGGACACCAGTTTACAGGTCGATGGCATCAAAACAGGGCACACAGAAGCAGCAGGATATAACCTGGTTGCTTCAGCAACAGAAGGCCAGATGCGACTGATCTCTACCGTGATGGGCGGGCACACCTTTAAAGGCCGTGAAACAGAAAGTAAAAAACTGCTGACCTGGGGTTTTCGTTTTTTTGAAACTGTCGCACCTTTAAAAGCGGACAAAGAGTTCGCTTCAGAACCTGTCTGGTTCGGCAACAGTGACCGGGTTAAGCTCGGAGTCGCTGAAGATGTCTATCTCACCATCCCGCGCGGCAGAATGAAAGATCTGAAAGCCAGCTATACGCTGACAAACACGGAGTTACATGCTCCGCTGGCTAAAAACCAGGTTGTGGGTACCATCAATTTCCAGCTTGACGGGAAAGAGATTGAACAACGCACCTTAGTTGTGCTGAATGACATGCCAGAAGGCGGTTTTTTCAGCCGTCTGATTGACCATATCCGGCTGATGTTTCATCGCTGGTTTGGTTAA
- a CDS encoding hypothetical protein (ID:JIFNMEKO_02169;~UPF0250 protein YbeD;~source:Prodigal:2.6), translating to MKTNLKELLEFPTPFTYKVMGLAQPELVDQIVNVVQRHAPGDYAPEVKPSSKGNYHSVSITINATHIEQVEALYEELGNIEIVRMVL from the coding sequence ATGAAAACCAATTTAAAAGAGCTACTGGAATTCCCCACCCCATTTACCTATAAGGTGATGGGGCTCGCACAACCAGAGTTAGTTGATCAGATTGTCAATGTCGTACAACGGCATGCCCCTGGTGATTACGCTCCGGAGGTGAAGCCCAGCAGTAAAGGGAACTATCACTCTGTCTCTATCACTATCAATGCCACGCATATTGAGCAAGTCGAAGCGCTGTATGAAGAGTTAGGCAATATTGAAATTGTACGCATGGTGCTGTAA
- the lipB gene encoding Octanoyltransferase (ID:JIFNMEKO_02170;~source:Prodigal:2.6), translating into MQHESLIIRQLGFRDWAATSQAMHEFTEHRTQDTPDELWLVQHYPVFTQGQAGKAEHVLTPGAIPVMQSDRGGQVTYHGLGQQIVYVLLDIRRKKMGVRTLVTALEQSVIDTLAHFSVEAVSRPDAPGVYVADKKICSLGLRIRHGCSFHGLALNINMDLSPFRQINPCGYAGLQMTQLCDLVPDSHPEQATDRLVQSLVKQLSFPAHAVINVAP; encoded by the coding sequence ATGCAGCACGAGAGTCTGATCATTCGTCAACTGGGTTTCCGCGACTGGGCTGCAACCTCGCAGGCGATGCACGAGTTCACTGAACACAGGACCCAGGATACACCTGATGAATTATGGCTTGTGCAACACTATCCTGTCTTTACTCAAGGCCAGGCAGGTAAAGCTGAGCATGTTTTAACGCCGGGTGCCATTCCGGTGATGCAGAGTGACCGTGGCGGACAAGTGACTTATCACGGTCTTGGCCAACAGATTGTCTATGTTCTGCTGGATATCAGGCGCAAAAAAATGGGTGTCAGAACACTGGTTACCGCACTGGAACAGAGTGTAATTGATACACTGGCACATTTTTCTGTTGAGGCGGTCAGTCGTCCCGATGCACCTGGCGTTTATGTTGCGGATAAAAAAATTTGTTCGCTGGGATTACGCATCCGCCATGGCTGCTCTTTTCACGGTCTGGCACTGAACATTAATATGGATCTCTCTCCTTTCCGACAAATAAATCCATGTGGATACGCAGGCCTGCAGATGACACAACTCTGTGATTTGGTCCCCGATTCACATCCTGAACAGGCAACTGACCGGCTGGTGCAGAGTCTGGTGAAACAACTCTCTTTCCCTGCGCATGCTGTTATCAATGTAGCACCCTGA